The following proteins are encoded in a genomic region of Cygnus olor isolate bCygOlo1 chromosome 11, bCygOlo1.pri.v2, whole genome shotgun sequence:
- the RNF111 gene encoding E3 ubiquitin-protein ligase Arkadia isoform X6, whose amino-acid sequence MEAAADLAARRRRGAAHLAPGPPRERPFLKLSMSKWTPECNIVYTLKADMKSEVPSDAPKRQESLKGILLNPEPIGAAKSFPAEVEMIASKVGNEFSHLCGDSQKQKEMNGNRTDPDKSIVVRKKRKSQQAGPSYTQNCPDKENQGILGLRQHLETQSEDNDSSFSDCISSPSSSLHFGDSDTVTSEEEKDAPVRHPQAVLNTTSRTHSARSQKWPRTEADSVPGLLMKRPCFHSSSLRRLPYRKRFVKTSSSQRTQNQKERILMQRKKREVLARRKYALLPSSSSSSENDLSSESSSSSSTEGEEDLFVSTGENHQNNTAVPSGSIDEDVVVIEASSTPQVTANEEINVTSTDSEVEIVTVGESYRSRSTLGHSRSHWGQSSSSHAARPQEQRNRSRISTVIQPLRQNAAEVVDLTVDEDEPTVVPTTSARVEPQVVSSASSNSSSTSTSEQASDAAPNVSNSQPSAAPETTSSLPNSSIAGSSAGDDTRRTASNTTLETGPPAMPRLPSCCPQHSPCGGSSQNHHALGHPHTSCFQQHGHHFHHHHHHNPHPAVPLSPSFSDSSCPVERPPPVPAPCGASSSSGTSYHDQQALPVDLSSNGIRSHGSGAFHGTSAFDPCCPGSSSRTAIYGHQAGAGPSQSITIDGYGSSMVAQPQPQPPPQASLSSCRHYMHSPYASLTRPLHHQASACPHSHGNPPPQPQPPPQVDYVIPHPVHPFHPSISSHASSHPVPPPPPTHPLASAAAPIPQHLPAAHQPISHHIPATAPPAQRLHPHEVIQRMEVQRRRMMQHPTRAHERPPPHPHRMHPNYGHGHHIHVPQTMSSHPRQAPERSAWELGIEAGVTAATYPPGPLHPHLAHYHAPPRLHHLQIGALPLMELIHLEERLGNVNRGATQGTIERCTYPHKYKKVTTDWFSQRKLHCKQDGEEGTEEDTEEKCTICLSILEEGEDVRRLPCMHLFHQVCVDQWLITNKKCPICRVDIEAQLPSES is encoded by the exons gcCTTTCTTAAAACTTTCCATGTCTAAATGGACTCCTGAATGTAATATAGTTTATACTCTAAAAGCGGATATGAAGAGTGAAGTTCCTTCTGATGCGCCAAAGAGACAGGAGAGTCTGAAGGGGATCCTCTTGAACCCTGAGCCTATTGGGGCAGCCAAAAGCTTCCCTGCAGAAGTTGAGATGATTGCCAGTAAAGTAGGGAATGAGTTCTCTCACTTATGTGGTGATTctcaaaagcagaaggaaatgaatggCAACCGTACAGACCCAGACAAAAGTATTGTGGTGCGAAAAAAAcgcaagagccagcaggctggtcCTTCATATACTCAAAATTGTCCTGATAAAGAAAACCAAGGCATCTTAGGATTAAGACAGCATCTAGAAACACAGAGTGAAGACAATGACTCTTCTTTTAGTGACTGTATCTCTTCACCTTCATCCAGCCTACATTTTGGAGACTCTGACACAGTAacatctgaagaagaaaaagatgctcCTGTAAGACACCCTCAGGCAGTGTTGAATACTACAAGTAGAACTCATAGTGCAAGGTCACAAAAGTGGCCTCGGACTGAGGCAGACTCTGTACCTGGGTTATTAATGAAAAGGCCCTGTTTTCACAGCAGTTCTTTGAGAAGACTTCCATATAGAAAGAGATTTGTGAAAACCAGTTCCTCACAGCGGACACAGAACCAAAAAGAACGAATTttaatgcagaggaaaaaacgGGAAGTGTTAGCTCGAAGAAAGTATGCTTTACTACCCAGCTCTAGCAGTTCAAGTGAGAATGATCTCAGTAGTGAATCTTCTTCGAGTTCATCTACTGAAGGGGAGGAAGACTTATTTGTGTCAACTGGTGAAAACCACCAGAACAATACAGCTGTTCCTTCAG GGAGTATTGATGAAGATGTTGTTGTGATTGAAGCATCCTCCACTCCCCAGGTCACTgctaatgaagaaataaatgttaccTCAACAGATAGTGAAGTGGAGATCGTCACAGTTGGTGAGAGCTACAG GTCTCGTTCAACGCTTGGGCACTCAAGATCACACTGGGGACAAAGCTCTAGTTCTCATGCTGCACGGCCTCAAGAGCAGCGGAACCGCAGCAGGATTTCCACAGTCATACAGCCACTCAGGCAGAACGCAGCAGAAGTCGTGGACCTTACGGTGGATGAGGATG AGCCGACAGTTGTGCCAACCACATCAGCTAGGGTGGAGCCCCAGGTTGTGAGTTCTGCTTCCAGTAACAGTTCTAGTACGTCTACCTCAGAGCAGGCCTCTGATGCAGCTCCAAACGTCTCCAACAGCCAGCCCTCTGCAGCACCAGAGACAACTTCTAGTCTTCCGAATAGCAGCATTGCTGGTTCTTCAGCTGGAG atgATACAAGAAGAACTGCATCTAATACGACACTGGAAACTGGCCCTCCGGCCATGCCACGGTTACCATCTTGCTGCCCTCAGCATTCTCCATGTGGAGgatcttcacagaatcatcatGCATTGGGGCATCCGCATAcaagctgctttcagcagcatggCCACCActttcaccaccaccaccaccacaacccTCACCCAGCTGTTCCACTGTCTCCTTCATTCAGTGACTCCAGCTGCCCTGTTGAAAGGCCTCCTCCAGTGCCTGCCCCTTGTGGAGCAAGCAGCAGTTCTGGCACCAGTTACCATGACCAG CAGGCATTGCCAGTAGACTTGAGCAGCAATGGCATAAGAAGTCATGGAAGTGGTGCTTTTCATGGAACGTCTGCTTTTGACCCCTGCTGTCCTGGTTCTTCATCTCGAACTGCAATCTATGGGCATCAGGCTGGTGCTGGCCCAAGCCAATCAATAACGATAGATGGATATGGATCAAGTATGgttgcacagccccagccccaaccTCCTCCTCAGGCATCGCTTTCTTCCTGCCGGCATTATATGCACTCTCCCT ATGCTTCTTTGACCAGACCTCTTCACCATCAAGCTTCTGCATGTCCCCACTCTCATGGAAATCCTCCTCCACAGCCACAACCTCCGCCTCAAGTAGATTATGTTATTCCTCATCCAGTGCATCCCTTCCATCCTTCAATCTCCTCTCATGCATCTTCTCATCCAGTTCCACCTCCACCACCAACTCATCCTTTAGCCAGTGCAGCTGCTCCGATTCCACAGCATCTTCCCGCAGCACATCAGCCTATCTCCCATCACATCCCTGCAACAGCACCTCCAGCACAGAGGCTACATCCTCATGAAGTCATCCAGAGGATGGAGGTCCAGAGAAGAAGAATGATGCAACACCCAAC acgTGCTCATGAGAGGCCTCCTCCGCATCCTCACAGAATGCACCCAAATTACGGTCATGGGCATCACATTCACGTGCCTCAGACAATGTCTTCCCATCCTCGACAAGCTCCAGAGAGGTCTGCCTG GGAGCTGGGAATTGAAGCTGGTGTGACTGCAGCTACTTACCCTCCAGGGCCCTTGCATCCTCACTTGGCCCACTACCACGCACCTCCTCGACTTCATCATTTGCAAATAGGGGCTCTTCCCCTAATG GAGCTGATTCACTTGGAGGAACGATTAGGCAATGTAAATCGTGGAGCAACACAGGGAACTATAGAAAGATGCACATATCCCCATAAATACAAAAAG GTAACAACTGATTGGTTCTCACAGAGGAAACTGCACTGCAAGCaagatggggaggaaggaacagaagaagACACAGAGGAAAAGTGTACCATCTGCTTATCTATATTAGAGGAAGGTGAAGATGTCAG GCGACTTCCATGTATGCACCTTTTCCACCAAGTATGTGTAGATCAGTGGCTGATTACTAACAAGAAGTGCCCCATTTGTAGAGTGGACATTGAGGCTCAACTGCCAAGTGAAAGTTGA
- the RNF111 gene encoding E3 ubiquitin-protein ligase Arkadia isoform X8 encodes MEAAADLAARRRRGAAHLAPGPPRERPFLKLSMSKWTPECNIVYTLKADMKSEVPSDAPKRQESLKGILLNPEPIGAAKSFPAEVEMIASKVGNEFSHLCGDSQKQKEMNGNRTDPDKSIVVRKKRKSQQAGPSYTQNCPDKENQGILGLRQHLETQSEDNDSSFSDCISSPSSSLHFGDSDTVTSEEEKDAPVRHPQAVLNTTSRTHSARSQKWPRTEADSVPGLLMKRPCFHSSSLRRLPYRKRFVKTSSSQRTQNQKERILMQRKKREVLARRKYALLPSSSSSSENDLSSESSSSSSTEGEEDLFVSTGENHQNNTAVPSGSIDEDVVVIEASSTPQVTANEEINVTSTDSEVEIVTVGESYRSRSTLGHSRSHWGQSSSSHAARPQEQRNRSRISTVIQPLRQNAAEVVDLTVDEDEPTVVPTTSARVEPQVVSSASSNSSSTSTSEQASDAAPNVSNSQPSAAPETTSSLPNSSIAGSSAGDDTRRTASNTTLETGPPAMPRLPSCCPQHSPCGGSSQNHHALGHPHTSCFQQHGHHFHHHHHHNPHPAVPLSPSFSDSSCPVERPPPVPAPCGASSSSGTSYHDQQALPVDLSSNGIRSHGSGAFHGTSAFDPCCPGSSSRTAIYGHQAGAGPSQSITIDGYGSSMVAQPQPQPPPQASLSSCRHYMHSPYASLTRPLHHQASACPHSHGNPPPQPQPPPQVDYVIPHPVHPFHPSISSHASSHPVPPPPPTHPLASAAAPIPQHLPAAHQPISHHIPATAPPAQRLHPHEVIQRMEVQRRRMMQHPTRAHERPPPHPHRMHPNYGHGHHIHVPQTMSSHPRQAPERSAWELGIEAGVTAATYPPGPLHPHLAHYHAPPRLHHLQIGALPLMELIHLEERLGNVNRGATQGTIERCTYPHKYKKRKLHCKQDGEEGTEEDTEEKCTICLSILEEGEDVRRLPCMHLFHQVCVDQWLITNKKCPICRVDIEAQLPSES; translated from the exons gcCTTTCTTAAAACTTTCCATGTCTAAATGGACTCCTGAATGTAATATAGTTTATACTCTAAAAGCGGATATGAAGAGTGAAGTTCCTTCTGATGCGCCAAAGAGACAGGAGAGTCTGAAGGGGATCCTCTTGAACCCTGAGCCTATTGGGGCAGCCAAAAGCTTCCCTGCAGAAGTTGAGATGATTGCCAGTAAAGTAGGGAATGAGTTCTCTCACTTATGTGGTGATTctcaaaagcagaaggaaatgaatggCAACCGTACAGACCCAGACAAAAGTATTGTGGTGCGAAAAAAAcgcaagagccagcaggctggtcCTTCATATACTCAAAATTGTCCTGATAAAGAAAACCAAGGCATCTTAGGATTAAGACAGCATCTAGAAACACAGAGTGAAGACAATGACTCTTCTTTTAGTGACTGTATCTCTTCACCTTCATCCAGCCTACATTTTGGAGACTCTGACACAGTAacatctgaagaagaaaaagatgctcCTGTAAGACACCCTCAGGCAGTGTTGAATACTACAAGTAGAACTCATAGTGCAAGGTCACAAAAGTGGCCTCGGACTGAGGCAGACTCTGTACCTGGGTTATTAATGAAAAGGCCCTGTTTTCACAGCAGTTCTTTGAGAAGACTTCCATATAGAAAGAGATTTGTGAAAACCAGTTCCTCACAGCGGACACAGAACCAAAAAGAACGAATTttaatgcagaggaaaaaacgGGAAGTGTTAGCTCGAAGAAAGTATGCTTTACTACCCAGCTCTAGCAGTTCAAGTGAGAATGATCTCAGTAGTGAATCTTCTTCGAGTTCATCTACTGAAGGGGAGGAAGACTTATTTGTGTCAACTGGTGAAAACCACCAGAACAATACAGCTGTTCCTTCAG GGAGTATTGATGAAGATGTTGTTGTGATTGAAGCATCCTCCACTCCCCAGGTCACTgctaatgaagaaataaatgttaccTCAACAGATAGTGAAGTGGAGATCGTCACAGTTGGTGAGAGCTACAG GTCTCGTTCAACGCTTGGGCACTCAAGATCACACTGGGGACAAAGCTCTAGTTCTCATGCTGCACGGCCTCAAGAGCAGCGGAACCGCAGCAGGATTTCCACAGTCATACAGCCACTCAGGCAGAACGCAGCAGAAGTCGTGGACCTTACGGTGGATGAGGATG AGCCGACAGTTGTGCCAACCACATCAGCTAGGGTGGAGCCCCAGGTTGTGAGTTCTGCTTCCAGTAACAGTTCTAGTACGTCTACCTCAGAGCAGGCCTCTGATGCAGCTCCAAACGTCTCCAACAGCCAGCCCTCTGCAGCACCAGAGACAACTTCTAGTCTTCCGAATAGCAGCATTGCTGGTTCTTCAGCTGGAG atgATACAAGAAGAACTGCATCTAATACGACACTGGAAACTGGCCCTCCGGCCATGCCACGGTTACCATCTTGCTGCCCTCAGCATTCTCCATGTGGAGgatcttcacagaatcatcatGCATTGGGGCATCCGCATAcaagctgctttcagcagcatggCCACCActttcaccaccaccaccaccacaacccTCACCCAGCTGTTCCACTGTCTCCTTCATTCAGTGACTCCAGCTGCCCTGTTGAAAGGCCTCCTCCAGTGCCTGCCCCTTGTGGAGCAAGCAGCAGTTCTGGCACCAGTTACCATGACCAG CAGGCATTGCCAGTAGACTTGAGCAGCAATGGCATAAGAAGTCATGGAAGTGGTGCTTTTCATGGAACGTCTGCTTTTGACCCCTGCTGTCCTGGTTCTTCATCTCGAACTGCAATCTATGGGCATCAGGCTGGTGCTGGCCCAAGCCAATCAATAACGATAGATGGATATGGATCAAGTATGgttgcacagccccagccccaaccTCCTCCTCAGGCATCGCTTTCTTCCTGCCGGCATTATATGCACTCTCCCT ATGCTTCTTTGACCAGACCTCTTCACCATCAAGCTTCTGCATGTCCCCACTCTCATGGAAATCCTCCTCCACAGCCACAACCTCCGCCTCAAGTAGATTATGTTATTCCTCATCCAGTGCATCCCTTCCATCCTTCAATCTCCTCTCATGCATCTTCTCATCCAGTTCCACCTCCACCACCAACTCATCCTTTAGCCAGTGCAGCTGCTCCGATTCCACAGCATCTTCCCGCAGCACATCAGCCTATCTCCCATCACATCCCTGCAACAGCACCTCCAGCACAGAGGCTACATCCTCATGAAGTCATCCAGAGGATGGAGGTCCAGAGAAGAAGAATGATGCAACACCCAAC acgTGCTCATGAGAGGCCTCCTCCGCATCCTCACAGAATGCACCCAAATTACGGTCATGGGCATCACATTCACGTGCCTCAGACAATGTCTTCCCATCCTCGACAAGCTCCAGAGAGGTCTGCCTG GGAGCTGGGAATTGAAGCTGGTGTGACTGCAGCTACTTACCCTCCAGGGCCCTTGCATCCTCACTTGGCCCACTACCACGCACCTCCTCGACTTCATCATTTGCAAATAGGGGCTCTTCCCCTAATG GAGCTGATTCACTTGGAGGAACGATTAGGCAATGTAAATCGTGGAGCAACACAGGGAACTATAGAAAGATGCACATATCCCCATAAATACAAAAAG AGGAAACTGCACTGCAAGCaagatggggaggaaggaacagaagaagACACAGAGGAAAAGTGTACCATCTGCTTATCTATATTAGAGGAAGGTGAAGATGTCAG GCGACTTCCATGTATGCACCTTTTCCACCAAGTATGTGTAGATCAGTGGCTGATTACTAACAAGAAGTGCCCCATTTGTAGAGTGGACATTGAGGCTCAACTGCCAAGTGAAAGTTGA
- the RNF111 gene encoding E3 ubiquitin-protein ligase Arkadia isoform X2 gives MEAAADLAARRRRGAAHLAPGPPRERPFLKLSMSKWTPECNIVYTLKADMKSEVPSDAPKRQESLKGILLNPEPIGAAKSFPAEVEMIASKVGNEFSHLCGDSQKQKEMNGNRTDPDKSIVVRKKRKSQQAGPSYTQNCPDKENQGILGLRQHLETQSEDNDSSFSDCISSPSSSLHFGDSDTVTSEEEKDAPVRHPQAVLNTTSRTHSARSQKWPRTEADSVPGLLMKRPCFHSSSLRRLPYRKRFVKTSSSQRTQNQKERILMQRKKREVLARRKYALLPSSSSSSENDLSSESSSSSSTEGEEDLFVSTGENHQNNTAVPSGSIDEDVVVIEASSTPQVTANEEINVTSTDSEVEIVTVGESYRSRSTLGHSRSHWGQSSSSHAARPQEQRNRSRISTVIQPLRQNAAEVVDLTVDEDEPTVVPTTSARVEPQVVSSASSNSSSTSTSEQASDAAPNVSNSQPSAAPETTSSLPNSSIAGSSAGDDTRRTASNTTLETGPPAMPRLPSCCPQHSPCGGSSQNHHALGHPHTSCFQQHGHHFHHHHHHNPHPAVPLSPSFSDSSCPVERPPPVPAPCGASSSSGTSYHDQALPVDLSSNGIRSHGSGAFHGTSAFDPCCPGSSSRTAIYGHQAGAGPSQSITIDGYGSSMVAQPQPQPPPQASLSSCRHYMHSPYASLTRPLHHQASACPHSHGNPPPQPQPPPQVDYVIPHPVHPFHPSISSHASSHPVPPPPPTHPLASAAAPIPQHLPAAHQPISHHIPATAPPAQRLHPHEVIQRMEVQRRRMMQHPTRAHERPPPHPHRMHPNYGHGHHIHVPQTMSSHPRQAPERSAWELGIEAGVTAATYPPGPLHPHLAHYHAPPRLHHLQIGALPLMVPDMAGYPHIRYISSGLDGTSFRGPFRGNFEELIHLEERLGNVNRGATQGTIERCTYPHKYKKVTTDWFSQRKLHCKQDGEEGTEEDTEEKCTICLSILEEGEDVRRLPCMHLFHQVCVDQWLITNKKCPICRVDIEAQLPSES, from the exons gcCTTTCTTAAAACTTTCCATGTCTAAATGGACTCCTGAATGTAATATAGTTTATACTCTAAAAGCGGATATGAAGAGTGAAGTTCCTTCTGATGCGCCAAAGAGACAGGAGAGTCTGAAGGGGATCCTCTTGAACCCTGAGCCTATTGGGGCAGCCAAAAGCTTCCCTGCAGAAGTTGAGATGATTGCCAGTAAAGTAGGGAATGAGTTCTCTCACTTATGTGGTGATTctcaaaagcagaaggaaatgaatggCAACCGTACAGACCCAGACAAAAGTATTGTGGTGCGAAAAAAAcgcaagagccagcaggctggtcCTTCATATACTCAAAATTGTCCTGATAAAGAAAACCAAGGCATCTTAGGATTAAGACAGCATCTAGAAACACAGAGTGAAGACAATGACTCTTCTTTTAGTGACTGTATCTCTTCACCTTCATCCAGCCTACATTTTGGAGACTCTGACACAGTAacatctgaagaagaaaaagatgctcCTGTAAGACACCCTCAGGCAGTGTTGAATACTACAAGTAGAACTCATAGTGCAAGGTCACAAAAGTGGCCTCGGACTGAGGCAGACTCTGTACCTGGGTTATTAATGAAAAGGCCCTGTTTTCACAGCAGTTCTTTGAGAAGACTTCCATATAGAAAGAGATTTGTGAAAACCAGTTCCTCACAGCGGACACAGAACCAAAAAGAACGAATTttaatgcagaggaaaaaacgGGAAGTGTTAGCTCGAAGAAAGTATGCTTTACTACCCAGCTCTAGCAGTTCAAGTGAGAATGATCTCAGTAGTGAATCTTCTTCGAGTTCATCTACTGAAGGGGAGGAAGACTTATTTGTGTCAACTGGTGAAAACCACCAGAACAATACAGCTGTTCCTTCAG GGAGTATTGATGAAGATGTTGTTGTGATTGAAGCATCCTCCACTCCCCAGGTCACTgctaatgaagaaataaatgttaccTCAACAGATAGTGAAGTGGAGATCGTCACAGTTGGTGAGAGCTACAG GTCTCGTTCAACGCTTGGGCACTCAAGATCACACTGGGGACAAAGCTCTAGTTCTCATGCTGCACGGCCTCAAGAGCAGCGGAACCGCAGCAGGATTTCCACAGTCATACAGCCACTCAGGCAGAACGCAGCAGAAGTCGTGGACCTTACGGTGGATGAGGATG AGCCGACAGTTGTGCCAACCACATCAGCTAGGGTGGAGCCCCAGGTTGTGAGTTCTGCTTCCAGTAACAGTTCTAGTACGTCTACCTCAGAGCAGGCCTCTGATGCAGCTCCAAACGTCTCCAACAGCCAGCCCTCTGCAGCACCAGAGACAACTTCTAGTCTTCCGAATAGCAGCATTGCTGGTTCTTCAGCTGGAG atgATACAAGAAGAACTGCATCTAATACGACACTGGAAACTGGCCCTCCGGCCATGCCACGGTTACCATCTTGCTGCCCTCAGCATTCTCCATGTGGAGgatcttcacagaatcatcatGCATTGGGGCATCCGCATAcaagctgctttcagcagcatggCCACCActttcaccaccaccaccaccacaacccTCACCCAGCTGTTCCACTGTCTCCTTCATTCAGTGACTCCAGCTGCCCTGTTGAAAGGCCTCCTCCAGTGCCTGCCCCTTGTGGAGCAAGCAGCAGTTCTGGCACCAGTTACCATGACCAG GCATTGCCAGTAGACTTGAGCAGCAATGGCATAAGAAGTCATGGAAGTGGTGCTTTTCATGGAACGTCTGCTTTTGACCCCTGCTGTCCTGGTTCTTCATCTCGAACTGCAATCTATGGGCATCAGGCTGGTGCTGGCCCAAGCCAATCAATAACGATAGATGGATATGGATCAAGTATGgttgcacagccccagccccaaccTCCTCCTCAGGCATCGCTTTCTTCCTGCCGGCATTATATGCACTCTCCCT ATGCTTCTTTGACCAGACCTCTTCACCATCAAGCTTCTGCATGTCCCCACTCTCATGGAAATCCTCCTCCACAGCCACAACCTCCGCCTCAAGTAGATTATGTTATTCCTCATCCAGTGCATCCCTTCCATCCTTCAATCTCCTCTCATGCATCTTCTCATCCAGTTCCACCTCCACCACCAACTCATCCTTTAGCCAGTGCAGCTGCTCCGATTCCACAGCATCTTCCCGCAGCACATCAGCCTATCTCCCATCACATCCCTGCAACAGCACCTCCAGCACAGAGGCTACATCCTCATGAAGTCATCCAGAGGATGGAGGTCCAGAGAAGAAGAATGATGCAACACCCAAC acgTGCTCATGAGAGGCCTCCTCCGCATCCTCACAGAATGCACCCAAATTACGGTCATGGGCATCACATTCACGTGCCTCAGACAATGTCTTCCCATCCTCGACAAGCTCCAGAGAGGTCTGCCTG GGAGCTGGGAATTGAAGCTGGTGTGACTGCAGCTACTTACCCTCCAGGGCCCTTGCATCCTCACTTGGCCCACTACCACGCACCTCCTCGACTTCATCATTTGCAAATAGGGGCTCTTCCCCTAATG GTACCAGACATGGCGGGCTATCCTCACATCCGTTACATTTCATCGGGATTGGATGGAACATCATTCAGAGGCCCTTTCAGGGGCAATTTTGAG GAGCTGATTCACTTGGAGGAACGATTAGGCAATGTAAATCGTGGAGCAACACAGGGAACTATAGAAAGATGCACATATCCCCATAAATACAAAAAG GTAACAACTGATTGGTTCTCACAGAGGAAACTGCACTGCAAGCaagatggggaggaaggaacagaagaagACACAGAGGAAAAGTGTACCATCTGCTTATCTATATTAGAGGAAGGTGAAGATGTCAG GCGACTTCCATGTATGCACCTTTTCCACCAAGTATGTGTAGATCAGTGGCTGATTACTAACAAGAAGTGCCCCATTTGTAGAGTGGACATTGAGGCTCAACTGCCAAGTGAAAGTTGA